In the Chryseobacterium foetidum genome, AAAAACATTTAATGCCTATCTTACTGACTTACGATTTGAATATTTAGATGAAAAATTGAAAACGGATTTCCAATTTAAAAACCAAAAGATTAAAGAAATCTCTGTAAAATTAGGTTTCGGAAGTCCTGAATTCTTCGCCACAGCATTTAAAGAAAAATACGGCAAATCGCCGAAGGAATATTTTGACATATAAAAATTTGACGACAAAATTCAAGATTATGCTGCATTGATATCATGTTTATTTGATAGATATTTAAGAGAATTATTGCAGAAGTGTTGTGGCGATCTTCAAGACAATTGCATAATTTCGAAATAGTTATAAATAAAAGAATCCGTCTCACAACAAAATTTGAGGCGGATTTTTTATTTCAGTAAAAATGTATATTATTTTGGAAAATAGAAAAAGTTGTCCTCTTTAGGCAACTTTCTTTCTTAGATTGTGTGCTAAAGCGTGTAAACCGAACTCCAATTCTACTTTTTTCAGACCTTTGAGGGTAAACCGCTTAAAATTATTGCAATGTTTGAGATGTGCAAACACAGGTTCTACTTCAACCGAGCGTTGTTTTCTTTTTTTAATGCCTTTTTCACTGTTTAAAAGCTTTCGTATTTTCTCTTTGTAATCTTCCAAATGATGGTTCCGTTCGATGCTTCGGTTTTCTTTGGAACTGTGGCAAACGCCTCTAATTGGGCATCCATAGCAGTTTTTAGCCTGATAATGGGAGAGCTTTTGAGGATAACCGGTCTTGGTTTTGCGCGTGCTTTCGTGCGTTTTTTCCATCTTTTGTCCCATCGGACAGATATAAAAATCGCCTTCCCCGTTGTAATGCAGATTTTCTTTGCTGAAAGTCTTGTGTTTCGCCTGATAATGGGCATTCTGCTCTTTGTCGAAAGTATTGTATTTTACAAATGGTGTAATATTGTTCTGTTCCAATAATTCGTAGTTCTGCTCGCTTCCGTACCCCGCATCGGCAGTGAGTTCTTCCAACTCTTCCATTCTTTTTTTACCAAACAATTTCTCAAAATTTTCCAAATGACGCTCCAAAGTATTGATATCATTGGTTTGCTGATGGATGGTATAATTGACGATGATTTGATTCTCTGTGGAAATCTGTGCATTATAAGCCGGTTTGAGCTGTCCATTCATCATGTGATCGTCCTTCATTCTCATGAAAGTAGCATCTTCATCGGTCTTGCTGTAGGAATTCCGCTCTGCTAAAATAGCTTCCTGAGCTTCGTATTTATCGAGGTTTTTCTCAAAATTGTTTTTAATGTAATTCAGTTTGGCTTTGGCTTTTTTGTCGGAATCGGTTTTACCCCCGCTGCCTTTTAATTTGGCATTGATATTTTCTGCCGTTTGCCGGATTTTTTCTTTGCTGATCTCTTTGAACTCCGGCGGTTCAGGGTCTTTATCTTCTTCCTTTGCCACACTTTGAGCGTATTTCCAGAGCTCTTCCAGTTGACGAAGCATTTTTTCTTTGTTGGTTTTGATGGAATTTGCCCAGACAAAAGTGTAGCGACCCGCCTGTGCTTCAATTTTGGTTCCGTCTACAAACACCTGTTTCAGGCTCACCAAACCTTCTTCTGCCAAAAGCAAAACCACCTGGGAGAAAATATTTTTGAAGGCGGCTTCAAGTTTATGGGCACGAAAACGGTTCACGGTATTGTGATCTACAATACTCATGTTGGAGAGCCACATGAAGTTGATGTTTTCACGAAGCGCTTTTTCGATTTTCCGCGATGAATAAATATTGTTCATATACGCAAAAACCATCACCTTGAGCATCATCACAGGGTGATAACTGGGATTTCCTTCTTTACTGTAAGCTTTCAGGAGCGGGTCAATGTTTACCTTCTCCAAAATATCATTAACGATCCGAACAGGATGATTTTCGGGAATCAAATCCTCAAAACTATAAGGAAACAGCACTAACTGATTTTGATTATAATGCTTAAAATTCATAAACAACTGTCTGATTATCAGATATAAATATACGAAATCCTGCAATAATTACCAAAAAAAACCGCCTCAGTTGTGAGACGGATTCCATTGTTATGGTAACTCATAAAGATTATCACCACACATAGTTTCAGATGCACCGGCATTGTGCAATTCAACATTAGGATCTGCTGTCCATTGGCAGAATGCGCCTATTGCAATGTTGCTGCAGTCCTGTAAAGTGTTCTGACACTCAAACTGTCCGCCTCCGACATCTACAATTCTGTAGCCTTTTACAATGGCTTTTTTGTTCTCTTTTGCCATCATTGTGGCAAATGCTGACCCTGTTCCCAATACAATCAGGACTACAGGAAAAAGAATTTTTTTCATAATAAAAAAATTTGATAATTGTGCCTACTCTTGGTTACGGTTTTCGGCTTCCCCGTTTTTGAAATGTTTTTGTAATGAATTTGTTATACGGTATCGGATAAGCTGATGACCAACAAGTGCATAAAAGTATTTTTCGGTGACCAGAAAATCTGATAATGTTTCTTCTTTGAATTTTTCGATATACAGGCTTCCGATATATTCCTGTTGATCCGTTCTGTAGATGTCGATCACTTTATTATTTTTCCATCTCTTTTTGGATTCGTTTTTACCCCTCAGTTCAGAAGGATTGAACATTAGTCCCATAAATGGAGTAGCCTGACCGTTAACTTTCAAAGGGGGCTTTTCCATTTTGTTTCTACCATCTGAAAGCGCTCTGGTTTTAATTTGAGCTTTCTGGATAGTGTCAATTGTCCGCATTTTATTTTTAAGCCGCATTGCTGAATCCATTATTAAAAATTGATTTCTGTAAGAATAAATGTAACTGACAACACCTTTTTTCTGATCGGCGGACAAATGACCGTCTGAATCAAAGACTCCGTCAGCCTGCCTTTCAAGAAGCTGAGGAAATAGTTTCACTTTATTCTTCCCGCTTTTAGTGATGGTAAGTTGACCCAGCATTAGATTTTTAGTTTTTGCAGATTGCGTTCTGAATGTAAACTGACTGTCGCTGATGATTTCAAGTTGATTAAAGAATACATCATCAGTACTGATTGCATAATTTTCCTTGTCTCCCGGTTTTCCTTTAATAATGATGGGGACAGTTCCGTCACAGATGTAATAATATCCGTTACTAACTTTGATTTCAATCTTTTTGAAGGTGTGTTTTTTCAAATCCAGTTTGATTTTGAAACGGTTTATTTCGGTTAGAGAACTGTCCACAGAAATCAGGTGCTGCGGATGATTATGATCCCCCATAAATATATTCCCATTACTGACACCGGCGAAATACAGACTTGATGCTTCCATGTCTCTTGCATTGATCTTAATCAACGGATGCATCAGGAATCTTCTGGTGAAATTATTATCCTGTTTAATGATGTACTCGGATTTTTGGAATAGGGTAGTCACTATAAGGACCGCTGCAATATTGGATATGATCAGGTAAGCAACTGATCTTTTAAAGGTCGGTTTAAAAGTTTTTGCATTGATCAATACTGAGATTCCGCCTAACACAACACAAAATAAATTAAATATCAAATGTTCAGTCCACCCAAGATTCTCTAAAATGCCACCGCATGAACAGGGTACAAAGTCACTGTAATTCAGTATAAGAAAGATGTAGACAGTAAATGCTGTCATTAAAGCAGTGGAAAAATATAGTCCCGACTGTCTCAATCCACTTAGACTTAGAAAGATGACCACGACAATTTCAATTATAATCACCGTGTATGAAACCCATCCCGCATAAGCGCTGAGTAAGGGCGACTGACCAATCTGAACCTGGAAATTTTCAAAATCCATGGCTTTGCTTATAGCTGCATAGCAAAATAAAAGGATGAAAAAGTAGCTGACAGTCTCAGGAATATATTTTTTTATTATTTTAATATTAAGCATATATATCAATTTTTACAGTTTACATGACGGCGATTAATATCCATTGCACTTCAATTCCGCAGTAGTCAGGCATTTTTGAGCCTTTTGCAAGAGTGATAGTTGTCTTAAAACTCCCCATACACTGCCATGTCCCGCTGGTCGGACATGTTTGACCCGTTGACTTTCTGGCAGATATATGAGGATTAGTTTTCATAATTTTATGGTTTTTTTCTCCAGTCATGTGTGTCTTTCACAGGTGGATCAGGTTCCAGTTCTAAATCATAGTTGTTAGATTGTGTAGAATCTTCTCTGCCGGAATAACGTGTAGGATGACCATCCTTAAAGTTGGCGGAATCATTTTCATATGTTTCAATTTCGACTTCATCATGGGCACAGTTTTGAATGACAAAACTTCCGATTGCGATACTTAATAATGGGATTAATTTTTTCATTTTAATAAGATTTTGTAAATAATTCCCGGCCGGATTATTAAGAATTCTTAGGTCAAAGATAGTGTGTGGAAGAGCCTGATAAAAGGCGATGGGGAGCATATATTAAAATTGGGACGCGCTTATTCCGATATTGGTGCATCTAAAAAATTCAGTAAACAGGCACTATGTCTTAGTGTTTCTTCATTAGGCAGTAAGATTCTTTTATCTACTCAGAAAATGCAGGATTATCTTTCAATTTTTATTTATTTTTGGAGAACACCAATCACATTTTAGGAATGTCAGGAAGAACAGTACTTACTTTTTTTCTTTCAATCATCGGAACGATCTTGCTTTCACAAATGAAAGTCAGCCCATCCTACGCTGAACTCAGAAAGAAATATGAAAATCTGGAAAAAGATGACAGGGCTGCCCTGCCTTATGTCAAAACTTTTATTCAGAAAGCAAAAAATGAGAATAATTTTGAAAAACTCAGTTTAGGATACAAGGATGCAGTATTCTTTAACAAGGATGCGCAGGTGAAGCTTTTCTATGCTGACAGTACCATTGCAGCAGCATTTAAATCAAAAAAAAATGAATTGATCAGCGATGCATTTTTGGGAAAGGGGATTATTTATTATTTCAATTTCAGGAAATTTCAGTTAGCTTCGGATGAATACGTTAAAGCACATAAATATGCTGTCAAAACAAATGATGAATATCTTCAAAAGAAAATTATTTATCATCTGGGTGTTGTAAAAAGCTATCTTGGATATTACAGTAAGGCATTGCAGCTTTTCAATCAGTCTATAG is a window encoding:
- a CDS encoding MauE/DoxX family redox-associated membrane protein, with amino-acid sequence MLNIKIIKKYIPETVSYFFILLFCYAAISKAMDFENFQVQIGQSPLLSAYAGWVSYTVIIIEIVVVIFLSLSGLRQSGLYFSTALMTAFTVYIFLILNYSDFVPCSCGGILENLGWTEHLIFNLFCVVLGGISVLINAKTFKPTFKRSVAYLIISNIAAVLIVTTLFQKSEYIIKQDNNFTRRFLMHPLIKINARDMEASSLYFAGVSNGNIFMGDHNHPQHLISVDSSLTEINRFKIKLDLKKHTFKKIEIKVSNGYYYICDGTVPIIIKGKPGDKENYAISTDDVFFNQLEIISDSQFTFRTQSAKTKNLMLGQLTITKSGKNKVKLFPQLLERQADGVFDSDGHLSADQKKGVVSYIYSYRNQFLIMDSAMRLKNKMRTIDTIQKAQIKTRALSDGRNKMEKPPLKVNGQATPFMGLMFNPSELRGKNESKKRWKNNKVIDIYRTDQQEYIGSLYIEKFKEETLSDFLVTEKYFYALVGHQLIRYRITNSLQKHFKNGEAENRNQE
- a CDS encoding DUF6520 family protein — its product is MKKILFPVVLIVLGTGSAFATMMAKENKKAIVKGYRIVDVGGGQFECQNTLQDCSNIAIGAFCQWTADPNVELHNAGASETMCGDNLYELP
- a CDS encoding IS1182 family transposase encodes the protein MNFKHYNQNQLVLFPYSFEDLIPENHPVRIVNDILEKVNIDPLLKAYSKEGNPSYHPVMMLKVMVFAYMNNIYSSRKIEKALRENINFMWLSNMSIVDHNTVNRFRAHKLEAAFKNIFSQVVLLLAEEGLVSLKQVFVDGTKIEAQAGRYTFVWANSIKTNKEKMLRQLEELWKYAQSVAKEEDKDPEPPEFKEISKEKIRQTAENINAKLKGSGGKTDSDKKAKAKLNYIKNNFEKNLDKYEAQEAILAERNSYSKTDEDATFMRMKDDHMMNGQLKPAYNAQISTENQIIVNYTIHQQTNDINTLERHLENFEKLFGKKRMEELEELTADAGYGSEQNYELLEQNNITPFVKYNTFDKEQNAHYQAKHKTFSKENLHYNGEGDFYICPMGQKMEKTHESTRKTKTGYPQKLSHYQAKNCYGCPIRGVCHSSKENRSIERNHHLEDYKEKIRKLLNSEKGIKKRKQRSVEVEPVFAHLKHCNNFKRFTLKGLKKVELEFGLHALAHNLRKKVA